A window of Frigidibacter mobilis contains these coding sequences:
- the tnpA gene encoding IS66-like element accessory protein TnpA gives MHSDVVCDVSYAGLAMRGDILGLERRRRWSDDEKLGIVLSVGIGGATVTQVAQRHDVTRQQIYAWRHEMKMKGLLSALPETLFLPVELDRPTDLAVPDPSVERAAPQLSRIELQLANGRCLRFDPALDTGTLTRLIRVVDTA, from the coding sequence GTGCATAGCGACGTCGTTTGCGACGTGTCTTATGCGGGGCTTGCGATGCGTGGCGATATTCTTGGACTGGAACGGCGACGGCGGTGGAGCGACGACGAGAAGCTCGGGATCGTGCTGTCGGTCGGCATAGGTGGTGCGACGGTGACGCAGGTTGCTCAGCGTCATGATGTGACACGCCAGCAGATCTACGCCTGGCGGCACGAGATGAAGATGAAGGGGTTGCTTTCGGCATTGCCGGAGACCCTGTTCCTGCCGGTGGAACTGGACAGGCCGACAGATCTGGCCGTGCCTGATCCGAGTGTCGAGCGGGCGGCGCCGCAGCTTTCCAGGATCGAATTGCAACTGGCCAATGGCCGCTGTCTGCGCTTCGACCCGGCTCTGGATACGGGCACGCTGACGCGGCTGATCCGCGTTGTGGACACCGCATAA